A region from the Sphingobacteriales bacterium genome encodes:
- a CDS encoding DUF1801 domain-containing protein, producing MKADELKEIFDQLKPLLKNYEKGSISARMDFESRYELWSEKELEAFGKKRNEMAFAALIIQSSYVGFYFMPVYSEPEKLKKVIHPDLLRILKGKSCFHVKRTDKNLLRHISEALAEGYSLYREKGWV from the coding sequence ATGAAAGCGGACGAATTAAAAGAAATTTTTGACCAACTGAAACCTTTATTGAAGAACTATGAGAAAGGCTCTATATCAGCACGTATGGATTTTGAATCACGGTATGAGTTGTGGAGCGAAAAAGAACTGGAGGCTTTCGGTAAGAAACGAAATGAAATGGCTTTTGCCGCCCTGATTATCCAAAGCAGCTATGTCGGATTTTATTTCATGCCAGTTTACTCGGAACCGGAGAAACTGAAAAAAGTTATACATCCCGATTTATTGAGAATTTTGAAAGGGAAATCGTGTTTTCATGTCAAAAGAACAGATAAGAATCTACTCCGCCATATAAGTGAAGCGTTGGCAGAAGGATACAGCCTTTACAGGGAAAAGGGTTGGGTTTAA